In a single window of the Pandoraea pulmonicola genome:
- a CDS encoding TerC family protein gives MDYLLALAADPAVWAALVTLVVMEVVLGIDNLIFISILTNKLPSSMRARTQRMGIALALIMRLALLGTVAWIAKLTAPLFELFGHGFSWRDLILISGGLFLVWKATKEMHHHVATDDGHGEQDGASAGGALATITARAAVLQILMLDLVFSIDSIVTAVGMTEHIPIMFVAVIAAVTAMLFMAGPLSRFIEANPTVVMLALGFLLVIGMTLIAEGFGSHIPKGYIYAAMAFSAFVEGLNMLTRRAKARREAAKARVLH, from the coding sequence ATGGACTATCTTCTTGCTTTGGCGGCCGACCCGGCGGTATGGGCGGCGCTGGTTACGCTGGTGGTGATGGAAGTCGTGCTCGGCATCGACAACCTGATCTTCATCTCGATCCTTACCAACAAGCTGCCATCGTCGATGCGCGCGCGCACGCAGCGCATGGGCATTGCCTTGGCGCTGATCATGCGGCTGGCGCTGCTGGGTACGGTGGCGTGGATCGCGAAGCTGACCGCCCCGCTGTTCGAACTGTTCGGGCACGGCTTTTCATGGCGCGATCTGATTCTGATCTCGGGCGGGCTGTTCCTCGTGTGGAAGGCGACGAAGGAGATGCATCACCACGTGGCGACGGATGACGGGCATGGCGAGCAGGATGGTGCATCGGCAGGGGGCGCGCTTGCGACGATCACTGCGCGTGCCGCGGTGTTGCAGATACTCATGCTGGATCTGGTGTTCTCGATCGACAGTATCGTGACGGCGGTTGGCATGACCGAGCACATCCCGATCATGTTCGTCGCCGTGATTGCGGCGGTGACGGCGATGTTGTTCATGGCCGGGCCGTTGTCGCGCTTCATCGAGGCGAACCCGACCGTCGTGATGTTGGCGCTGGGCTTCCTGCTGGTGATCGGCATGACGCTGATCGCGGAGGGCTTCGGCTCGCACATCCCGAAGGGCTACATCTATGCGGCGATGGCATTCTCGGCGTTCGTCGAGGGATTGAACATGCTTACACGACGGGCGAAAGCGCGACGCGAG